The DNA region ATTCATTAATTTGTCTTTGAAGTGGTTCTGTTAATTAGCTTGCTCTAACAAAATTTAGGAACAATAAGTGAGAACGAATATAATTGACTGGTAAAAGTTTCTATGgagtttttttaataattaattaagtaaaagTGTTGTTTTTTGTCCCTTAAGACTAGCTCAGTTGATTTAACTGATTACGTTAAAGTCTTGCCCCAGCAATAGTGTAATTATCTTAATCGACCTTAATTGTTCAGAGATGATGAAGACCTATTGAAATACTTaatgttaaaaagaaaatacaagttttgatataaaaatacaaactaTTCCGTAATTAAATATACAAGAAAACTTCCATAATGGGTTGGATTTTGTATTTTTGGTTTGACCTTTTTTAACCCACCAGAAGTAGTTATGCAAGTGATGATTAACAGACAGAAAACTAAACCGTACAAACAGCTGAAAGACAAAAAGATGCCCCTATTCAAACCTAAGATTCCATAGCTTTGTAGATCACGACAAAGCAAGGAAGTATAGCCCTCGGATTAAATACGTATAATTCCTCCAGATTCGAGTATATTCCCCCGTATCCGGCTACCGACTCGTACGACCCGGCTCCAGCCGACAAGCCGGCCGGGGCGGCAGCTTCCTCATCTCCCGCGCCGGTGTCCTCCACCACGCGCCGCACTCTCCCGGCGATCACGCGGCACACCAGCATCGCCCTCCGGCCGTCGTTTCCGCCGTTGGGGCAGTCGTGGGCGCGGCCGCTGCTGGCGGTGGTGCGGATTCCGGCCACCTTGTTGCCCTGGAAGCCGTGGCGTATGATGGTGCAGACGCCGCAGCCGGGGAGCGAGCCGCACAGGCTGGACGCGCCACGCGCCCCCAGAGCGCACGTGAGCGTGGTGCAGTAAAACCTGAGCAGCTCGTTCCCGTCGGCGGCGCACCTCGGGTTCTTCTTGCCGGCGGCGTTGGCGCGTACCTTCACGGCGTCCCTGCAGTCCTCGAACCGTTGGATCGTGCGCTGCGTGTTGTGGACCTTTAGTATCCGTTCGATCTTGCAAACCGGGTTGTCCTTCTTTAGCCAGCTCGACTTGAAGATTATTTCCACTATATTCCGGCTCGAATCCTCCGGTCCCAGCTCAGAAACTGATAACATTATTCCATAAACCAATAATTAACcttactaattattttaacaaaaaaaaaaaaaatccaatttggattcagaaaaaaatttcaaaaatcaatAACAATATTATCCCAGTGAAGTTGTTGAGCCATCATGTGTTCATAATGTCAGCACAGTACAAGAACTATGAAAATCCCAGTTATAAACATTTGAATAATATAGTCTAACTCCTACTTTTAATTCAGACGTGACACACCCTTCAATCTGGTATGACTTGCacatgaaataaatttaaacaataCAGTCCAACTCCTACTTTTAATTCAGACGTGACACacctttcaatttgatatatatggCCCACACACTAAATATGCGGTCCAACTAAACTATTTGAGTGGCTGATGTGACAAACCCGTCGATGGTGCACACTAAGTAAATTCAACTTTGTAACCTTAAGTAGCAAATGACCACATCATATAGCTAACATGTTCAAACCCACTTTCACTGGGTCAAAAACATTGACCAACTTAACTGTGATTACTCCTCTGTCTAAAATGTTTTGTGGCGAATAAAAATGTGACAGGTAATATTGGAGGGTAGTTTTCGATTTTATGAAGGGGTAGGCCTGGGAAATAAATACAATGGACCATATATATAAGGAGTTCAGTATACAATGACTGCTCAGGAAAAGAAAGGCAAACAGAAGCGGCAAAGGTATTTAATGCACCCCTACAATGGCGTCCTTTTTGTGTGTGATTTaaccataaaaaataaaaccagaATTTAGTGCGGTTTGCCTCTACTTCCAGAattccacctttctctttcaaatattaaagaggccagaggtatatatataaataaggtaggtgaaatgaaatttaataggaaattcaaaaaatagttTTATGTTATGTTATACTCGGTACTTACTTTGAGATCAATAAAGAGAGGTTAAAAAAAGTAAAGTATGTAAATTTACCAGCATGTCTAACGGCTTGATGATGTTCCAAGCTCTCAATCTTTGGGAAAACCTCTCCACAATCTGGGCATGCGCATATTGTTCTTGGCATTGGATatctattatttttaatttattactaattTTGTCAATATATACATCCACACATATATAAACCAGGGAAATATAACAGTAACATGCACAAGATAATATCGAAGCATAAATGAGGCAACCTAAAACTAATCAATTCACTAAGCTAACCAATTATATTAGGTCACAAAGAAAATCCACAGCTACTATTCAAGAATGTACACTAAGCAAATTCCAGTCTTATGATCTTAGCTGAACTATGCAAACCAGTCTAGATTACATATAGTTGACtaattcaaatcaagaaggctaaTAGACTGCTCCCAAAGACACAATAACAACAGGCATAAACACTTTTCTATCCTAACTCTAAGATGGTTAGATCTCGAAATTGGGGTGCAATTCTTTTTACCTATAATCATACCATTTATAGCACATAGGTGTTTAGTAGGTATAGTTACCTGCTAGGGTCAACGATGGTGTGACATTCATAACACCCGGAAAGCTTTCTGAACTGCATGGCTCTAGACGAGCCGCCGTAACTGGAGCCGCCGTGTGAtctcgccgccgccgccaagGACCTGGAGGAAGAGCCGCTGTTGGCGCAGCCGCCGTTTTTCTTGCTGAGAAGCCGAGTCTCCTGGCCCAAGCTGCTGCTCTCGGGGGAGTTATCGGCTCGGTGAACCACGCGGCTAGTGTTCCCATGAACCACGTCTCTGAAGCTGCAGATTGAGCCGCAAGGGCCGCCGAGCACGtagccggcgccggcgccgttCTTGGAAGGGTCGTGGACGGCGGATCCTTCCACCTGCTTGCACGTGAGCAGGCTCTTGAAAGAATCCCATGAAGACGGCGGCTTTGCCGGCTTATTCGGCTGCTTCTTCGGATTCTGCAGCTGCTGTTTCCTCTTACGTTGTTGTTTTTTCTGggtgttttgttgttgttgttgctgttttTCTGGCGGTAAGAAAGTGAGGAGTGCCATAAAAAGAAGAGATTGAAAATGGAAGatcgatgatgatgatgatgataaggaGTGTTCTTGGAGATCGAAAGAAGGAGAAGTAGAAGGAGAATTGAAGCTCACTCTTTCAtgtatgagagagagagagagagaaagagatgcTTTTTGGAGAGATTTGAGGGAGTATTGTTTCTTGAATAGATGAGTAGAGGGATCCGAGAATACGAAATAAGGAAGAAATAAAGGAGATAACTATATTAAATATGCCTCACATCAAAATTTGCTGGAAAGACTCGTGAAGTAAATAGTaagtgaatttaaataaaatattgactgactctgttacaatacagtatctgttcataactaagAACTCACCCCATTTTATATGGAAATGTAATCAGGTGCCACTATAAGTTCTAGGCTGAAGTACTTTAGTTATTAATCTAATAagtatttaacaaattaaaattggcTCAAATTTCCTTTCTTCTATCTTCTTTTTATGTATGTGTGTTGGCGTTGTTAACCAATGATTATGTTCTCTTTGTCTCATTTCTGCCCCCTAAAATCAAGCTTTTATGGTCTGTAATATTATAGTTTTGCTTTAGTGTTTGGCCTTTTATGTTCAGAACTTAACACCAAGACCAAGTCATTATCCCACtgcaccattttttttaacacaTATTCATTTTTGCCGGATAGGATTAATCTAATAAAATTTTAGTCATACCACCTTGAGAATAGtttttctaattaattaagaatttaatttgttactgCATATCAATATGTTGGGCAGATGCATGAGGACCTACAATATAATCGCATCGAGTGGTATATACGAGGATAATGAAATGAAGTCGTGCATTTGTTAATAGCCATGACTTTTGACATAGTTATAAGAGCTTGATTCTAACAACTAATATCAGAATAAGTAGcgggtttgttttttttgttttttttggttagACCATGGGGTGTCCTGAGCAGGCTCTAACTCataggaggcacctttaagcccgtaccatactcaACCTAATCCCCATTCGCACCgggccggcccaattaaggggcaaagtgctggccaGATTAGTTTTTCTAAGTAGCGGGTTTGTTTAGTGTAGTAATAAGTGTCCAATTtgacaattaattatttaatttattactataaataactAACTAAAGACTAATTATTTAAGGACCTTCTTGCACTGTACGGAAGTTCATGTGACATCCGTGATCGATGCCTTTAACATATTTGATGGATGGAGTTCAATTCCTCtgcaaataaaatttatatatattaaagtagtCTGTGTTTTATACTCATTTAACTATAGTACACAAACACGAAGACAacctaaaatgttaaatatggAAGCTGTTCATTTAAATTCAactttatgtttattttaaccAATTTTACTGTACATGTCATATGGCTATCAACATTGAAATGCACTTAGGACGGCATGCTTAATTATTAGGTgaatgatatatatacacacacataataaatggtagaaaaacataatttttccaaactttaattTACGAGAAAATCCATTGTCATTATCCAAATGTGTGTTTTAGGTGAAACCCGTCTTATAATTCGAGCCAGAAACAAATTGACCATAACGAGATAAATCAACATAGATTATCCGTAACTCACGACcactgttttttattttggtagAATGGAGGGACCCAGTGTCCCGAAGGTTAGCAACGCCTACAAGTAGCCACATTTGCCGCATCGCGCTGAAGAAGGACAATCAAATCGTCCGGGGGTGATCCATAATAGACAGGCCCTACGGGGAGAGTTGGCCCAGATTAGCTAAGAAATCCGCACACTGGTTGCCCTCCCTAAAGATATGAATGATCTTGGCTTCTTGAAACTGGTTCAAGAGGAATTTACAATCCTCAACTAAGGTGTTTGACCCCGGGGCGGAAGGACCCTCCTTGCTTAAGGCTTGAACCATGGATTTGGAGTCCGTTTCTGCAATGATCTTATCGAAACTATGGTTTTTGACAATTGTAAGCCTTCTCGAAACTCCCAAAGTTCTGCCATAAAACTATTGGAGATGCCAATGTTGGAAGTGAACCCTACTATCCAATTACCTTTGTAGTCACGAAACAAGCCACCCACGCTAGCCAGCCTAGAATTAGCCTTCGCCGTGTCATCTGTATTAAGTTTTATTGTAGGTTTCTCTCATCACTCaaataatgacaataattataataaagggTTGCAAGGTTTGTGTAGTGGATGGGCTGAGGCATTTTAATTAAGGATTAGGTATTAATAAGCAAGTTGGTGAATTAGGCAGTGAAGATAGCATGTGGTGTGGGTTAGGACATATATATGGAACCTGGCACGGCGTGTAGTATTATGTGAACCAAGTAACGTGCGTTCTTCAGTAAcatgttttttcctttttttattatttggttgttTTCCCTTGTTTCCTTCCTTCTTGTCTTTCCTTCTTTCTCTTTACATAAAACTATCCCTGGACCATATAAGCTGCAACGGATCCATCACTTTTATTGGACACCTTATACATATATCTCATATGTCCCCCCTCCCCCCTATACATACGGATGCATATGGGATATTAGATAGAAAAATAAGTTGGAAAGAAATATTATTCATATAATGatccatacatatatacacaaattatatagGGGAGAGTTCTGAtagaagtaatttttttttttttcacggaTAGAAGTAAAAATTTGATCCATCAATTTGGGTAGATCAATAATGATTGGAGGTGCAAAAAGAATAAGTGAAAAATTAGCAAAAATTCTAGTTTTATAAATAGCCTAGTTAGTCTTCTGTTTTCACCCTTGCAGTCTATAATTACTGTGATCGATTTTTTGGACCGCTAGAGTAAGACTTCCAAAGTGACCCTTGAACAAGACTTTCAAAGTGACCCTTGAACAAGACTTTCAAAGTGACCCTTGAGCAATTGAACTAATAAGTCCGGTAAGGCAATGAACCCCATTTTTTACATTAGTGGCTTTGCTTCTCTAGTTCACATGCGAAATTAAGACGGTGTAGGAGATTAAATAGGAGAGtttacattttctttaaaattgatttgtttCATCGGATGATGTTAAAAGCGTTGAAGCCACAATTTCTCAGATGCAATAAATTACTACGATTTATTCTACCACTAAGAGAATTTCAACGATGTGGGACTACGAGATATTTTGCGTGCACGCAGAGTGCCTTCCTTGAGACGCTGTGGAGTTGAAGTTTGTATGGGATCTCTCTGTAAATTTGGCAGATAGTGATTGTTGAAATCCAAGCACTATCCTTCTATATAACATCTTTTTTTAAAGGCGAGGACCGGAAAAATGAGAGCAAATTGTGCCTCAGCTCAGATcacaagctagctagctagcttgatATGATCAGATCAACGCACttggtgcatatatatattgtatagtgGAGGCCAGGGTCCTGCAGATTCCAAGGCCAAGCAAAACGAGAAGCGAAAACAGCCAAAAATATAATCATTTATGTATGTATTGCTCCAAAAATTGGAAGACTCATCACTTTCATGACTTTCATTATCTATATCCTCTTACATCAAATTCAACAAATGTCATCCTCATCTATTGCCTTAGATATAACCCCTTCATCGGACCGATAGATTTTTGAGAATCAGTTAAATTAGTCTTATCATCATATACCATGTGAATGCATGTATAAAAGATCAACAATAATGTCATCTTCAATCATTGTATACATACAAACCTCCTCTTCAATTCGACAGTTGCATGGTACAAGATTTGATTCCTCTATCAAGGGGCGGGAAGTATGTGATGGAGATATTGAACACTTACAAGTTTAAGAAAATAAGCCCAACAAAATTTAGGTCTGGCCTTGATATCTAGGTGAGATTCGATAAGCTACAAAGGCCAGCTCCAGCGATGGACAAGACCAAGAGGTGTGTGAAGTCCATGGCAGTTCTTGAAAGAAATGTGGTCAATGAGGCCGTTGGAATGTGCCCTATCAAATTGAACTTTGCTCGAAGTTTGTTAGGAGTTCTTGTATAAATGCTAGGTACGTTTTATGACATTTATCTTGTTTTGAGCATCAATATACAGATATTCGAAAACATATGAGTGACATTGAGATTTTCGTGATTAACTTCTTCCACCAAGTCTTCAAGGGTAAGAGTGGTCAGAATTGTGGtccaatcatatatatatatatatatatatatatatatatatatatatatatatatatatatatattaggcttAGCACTTAGCTGAGGACGATGTGAGATGGCATGCAACATGCCAAGTTGACAAGAGAATTAAGAATTCTTGGCCAAGTCCAAGTATCTATATATAGTATGCTTCACTCTACAACTAACTAAAGTCCATCATCAAGAAAACAATTCAGGGTTATGAAAGTCTTAACTCTCCACATGCACTATTTGGATTTTACCCCACTAGTACATCCAAATTGAccaagattttcaaaaaacaaGATAATGCATGTTagcaaatacataaaataagtacatacatttatgatttaacattgaatatatttataattatattagctGATAAATTTCTATACAAGTTAAATTCAACTTTAGATCAAATGACAATTATTGCTTCGTGGGTACTCGTTCTTATCTAACTCTTAAATATGATTCAGCTCAAATTCTGATCACTCACCTTAAtctgttatatatttttaatatattattcataccTGAGGCatcatatgtgtgtgtatatacacacacatgtataattcatattaattttaaaagtcCATCAGATGTGATTGATCATATAGTCAATAAGAATTCCCAATATGACCCCTCCTCATCACTCTCTCTTTATGTTCATCAACTGCCCACTGGTGGGTTATATTGTTGaggtttaattaattagtaattgaTTTAAAGTCTAAACTGTTTGTTATTATTCCTTAGCATTAACATTTAACTATACGATGTATGTGGTTGATACATATATAGGTGGGTCTGACTGTCTGAACCAGGTTCATATAAGGAATTTCCTAATCAGTTGATTAGTTGGTAATGCTGACCCATTTGTTGGAACAGTAAActgcatttaaaaattaaaatttttatttttatttttaaaaaagaaaaggcacAGAATCGATGGCCTGGATTGCtttgattatttaaataaaaagttcAGCATCTAAATCGGAGTGGTTAGGGGTCACTGGTCAGATGTCTCCATGTTTGATTAGGCAACCCATTCATCAACAAAGATGTTTTCCACCCAATATATACATTTCTTCCTTTTGATccatcaaatttataaattataaggAAACTTATAAAATGTTGTCCTTAATTTAAGGGAATTGTTTTGAAACAAAATCCGGAATTTGTGTAATACAAAACATTGGAAGTTTGGAACATAACATAAGAATTTTagtgttgttattattattataaacttcatataaaatataatcatgACGGAGTATAATATGGCATTAAATTATTCAGAAGGAAGTATTTTGTTGCCCTTGAAAATTTCCTTGGTACGGACATGATTAGTGTGTAATTCTAGTTGACTAATTGAGAAAACATAAGGTAAGAccaaaagaaaattttactctttttatatcCATATGGTGTATGAATGAGATGGTGAGCGTCTCTTCCAACTTAACAAGCAAGAAATTTCAAGTAATTTCAAGTTTGAGGAGGGCTCCTTGCGA from Ipomoea triloba cultivar NCNSP0323 chromosome 6, ASM357664v1 includes:
- the LOC116023263 gene encoding uncharacterized protein LOC116023263 — its product is MALLTFLPPEKQQQQQQNTQKKQQRKRKQQLQNPKKQPNKPAKPPSSWDSFKSLLTCKQVEGSAVHDPSKNGAGAGYVLGGPCGSICSFRDVVHGNTSRVVHRADNSPESSSLGQETRLLSKKNGGCANSGSSSRSLAAAARSHGGSSYGGSSRAMQFRKLSGCYECHTIVDPSRYPMPRTICACPDCGEVFPKIESLEHHQAVRHAVSELGPEDSSRNIVEIIFKSSWLKKDNPVCKIERILKVHNTQRTIQRFEDCRDAVKVRANAAGKKNPRCAADGNELLRFYCTTLTCALGARGASSLCGSLPGCGVCTIIRHGFQGNKVAGIRTTASSGRAHDCPNGGNDGRRAMLVCRVIAGRVRRVVEDTGAGDEEAAAPAGLSAGAGSYESVAGYGGIYSNLEELYVFNPRAILPCFVVIYKAMES